AGCTGGGCTTCCCGCCCGAGGTCGGCAACCTCGTCTTCGCCCTGGCTCGGTTCCCCGGCCTCATCGCCCACGTCTACGAGGAGCGCACCGCCTTCAAGCCCATGCGCAAGATCGTCGTCGAGGATTGCGACTACGGGGGCCAGACCGGCAAGGCCCTCCGCTCCGAGGGAGGGTAGGCCGCCGCCCCGCGCCGATTCTCCAACCGTCCCCCGGGGGCGGTTTTTTTCAGGGGGTTCCACTCGGGCCCCGGAGGTGATACCATCCTCTCGTCTGGCCCCCCTTAAAGGAGCGACATGGTCGAGAAGCTGCTGGAGGCCATCCCCGAGTTCAAGCTCATCGAGGACATAGCCTTACGCGAGATGTGCCTCGAGTGCTGGCTGCGCGGGATTGACCTGGGCGAGTGGACCTTTGAGGAGGTCCTGGAAATCCCCTTCACCCTCCAGATCGAGACGCGGGTGACCCTCATCGAGCACACCCGGGGGGTGACGCTTCTGGCCGACGCCATGGCCGGGGTCATCAACCAGTTGGACCAGGACGACCTCAAGGTGAACCACCAGTACGTCATCGCCGGGGCGCTTCTGCACGACGTGGGGAAGCTCCTGGAGTTCGTCAAGAACGACGGCGGGTACGTGAAGAGCCGCATCGGGCGCTACCTGCGCCACCCCATCACCGGGGTCTGGCTGGCGATGACGGTGGGGCTGCCGGTG
Above is a genomic segment from bacterium containing:
- a CDS encoding HD domain-containing protein, translated to MVEKLLEAIPEFKLIEDIALREMCLECWLRGIDLGEWTFEEVLEIPFTLQIETRVTLIEHTRGVTLLADAMAGVINQLDQDDLKVNHQYVIAGALLHDVGKLLEFVKNDGGYVKSRIGRYLRHPITGVWLAMTVGLPVKIAHMIGSHAFEGDKTPRSPEAIIIHQADFTLFNALKKEFK